Proteins encoded within one genomic window of Corvus hawaiiensis isolate bCorHaw1 chromosome 9, bCorHaw1.pri.cur, whole genome shotgun sequence:
- the CCN1 gene encoding CCN family member 1 — protein MGSAGTRPALAAALLCLARLALGSPCPAVCQCPAAAPQCAPGVGLVPDGCGCCKVCAKQLNEDCSRSQPCDHTKGLECNFGASPAALKGICRAQSEGRPCEYNSKIYQNGESFQPNCKHQCTCIDGAVGCIPLCPQELSLPNLGCSSPRLVKVPGQCCEEWVCDESKDALEELEGFFSKEFGPDDSEGELTRNNELIAIVKGGLKMLPVFGSEPQSRAFENPKCIVQTTSWSQCSKTCGTGISTRVTNDNPDCKLIKETRICEVRPCGQPSYASLKKGKKCTKTRKSPSPVKFTYAGCSSVKKYRPKYCGSCVDGRCCTPQQTRTVKVRFRCDDGETFTKSVMMIQSCRCNYNCPHANEAYPYYRLVNDIHKFRD, from the exons ATGGGCTCCGCGGGCACCCGTCCCGCTCTGGCGGCCGCTCTCCTCTGCCTGGCCCGCCTG GCTCTGGGCTCGCCCTGCCCCGCCGTGTGCCAGTGCCCGGCGGCCGCGCCGCAGTGCGCCCCGGGCGTGGGGCTGGTGCCGGACGGCTGCGGCTGCTGCAAGGTCTGCGCCAAGCAGCTGAACGAGGACTGCAGCCGATCGCAGCCCTGCGACCACACCAAGGGGCTGGAGTGCAACTTCGGGGCCAGTCCCGCCGCCCTGAAGGGCATCTGCAGAG CACAGTCCGAGGGAAGACCGTGTGAATATAACTCCAAAATCTACCAGAACGGCGAGAGCTTCCAGCCGAACTGTAAACACCAGTGTACGTGCATAGATGGAGCTGTGGGCTGCATCCCGCTCTGCCCGCAGGAGCTCTCTCTTCCCaacctgggctgctccagccccaggctggTCAAAGTCCCCGGGCAGTGCTGCGAGGAGTGGGTCTGTGACGAAAGCAAGGATGCGCTAGAGGAGCTGGAAGGCTTTTTCAGCAAAGAGTTTGGTCCGGATGATTCCGAAGGCGAACTAACCAGGAACAATGAGCTAATTGCCATTGTAAAGGGAGGCCTGAAAATGCTACCTG tttttggATCCGAGCCACAAAGCCGAGCTTTTGAGAATCCCAAATGCATTGTGCAAACAACCTCTTGGTCCCAGTGCTCAAAGACATGTGGAACTGGCATCTCCACAAGGGTGACAAATGACAATCCTGACTGCAAGCTCATCAAAGAGACCAGGATATGTGAAGTGAGGCCATGTGGCCAGCCCAGCTATGCCTCTCTAAAG aagggaaaaaaatgtaccaAGACAAGGAAGTCCCCCTCCCCCGTGAAGTTTACTTATGCTGGATGTTCCAGTGTGAAGAAGTACCGCCCCAAGTACTGTGGCTCCTGTGTGGATGGCAGGTGCTGCACACCCCAGCAGACCAGGACTGTCAAGGTCAGGTTCCGCTGCGATGACGGGGAAACCTTCACCAAGAGTGTCATGATGATCCAGTCCTGCCGATGCAACTACAACTGTCCGCATGCAAATGAAGCCTATCCCTACTACAGACTAGTCAACGACATTCATAAATTTAGGGACTAA